In Methanocella paludicola SANAE, the sequence TATAGCGCGAGCGCCAGCGCCATCGCGGCGATGAGCGGCAACGCCGCCGCGACGAGGGCGAATGCATGCCTCGCCTCTCCCCTGCGGTACCTGACGGCGAGGGCCACCGGCAGCAGCACGAGCATCAGGGGCTTGTAGCACGCGGCCAGCCCGATGAGAAGGCCGGACAGAGCGTACTTATGGCCCCATTCAGTGCAAAACATCGCGTAGGCCGATATCAGGGCAAGCAAGACGGACAGCGCGTCCCCGATGTTAAGGTGGCCCTGCGCCATGGCCATGCTCAGGGCGAACAGCAGCCCGGCCATAAAGCCCGAGGCGCTCCCGTACGATCTCCGGCCGATCTCCATGACCAGCAGTGCGCCAGCAAGGCATAGCACGCTCACGATGAATATACGATAGCCGGATAATACGCCGGTGTGGAATAGAAGTACGGGGGACGATGCCCCCTCGCCCAGAATGGCGTATATCGCCGGCACTGCCGAGGATGCAAGGCCGTAATATGAGGCGATGTCGAACGGCCTCCACGCCCCGCTGATCAGGATGTCCTCCAGGAACGCGAACGCCAGGAACAGGGCCCCGTAGGTCCCGGCAGCCAGGGCGTATACCGTCGCCTTGCTCATTCTGGCCTGTCCTCCCTTTTCCGGTAAAGCCTGACGCATAGAAGGATGACGAAGGGGAGGGCTAGCGCCCAGTAGTGAAGGTATTGCCTCACGGCAAGCGTGGCCAGGAAGGCCGTGGCGGACAGCACGAAGAGCTCGTCGTACGGCGACAGGGGCCGGTCGAGAAGGACGCCGGCCGCGGCCGCCGCCAGCAGCACGATGAACAAGCCGGCCGAGAGCCCCAGGTTCGCAAGGCCCACCAGCGGGTCTTCCGCTTTGTAAGCAGGGATGTCCCCCAGGTAGCTGCTGCTTAAATACTCGTCGGCCACGCCGAAGCTCCAGTAGAGCGAGGACGCCCCGGCATCGGGGCCGTAGGCCAGGAATATGGCACCGTATATGATGAGCAGCGGCATCACGACTCCCGCCAGCAGCTCAGGGGCCCTTCGGAGCTCTTTTTGCCTGAGCATGTAGAACAGCAGCAGCGGCACCAGCAGGAGGGCGTACTGCTTGAAGCCGATGGCGATGCCGGCGAAGATGCCCGATAACAGCTCGTTCTTCATGAAAAGCAGGGCATAGACGGATAATAGTATGAACAGAAGGGCGAAAGGCTCGGTCAGGATGAAAAAGCCCTCGGCCAGCGCCAGGTTCGGGAGCAGGAGCAGCCCCGCCACGAGCCCCGGGAGCCTCCCGTAGAGCTTCCAGCCGATGCGCATGACCACGATGGCGCTCAGGAAGTTGCACAGCCCCACGAGCAACAGGCCTCCGTAAAGCTGCTGGCCCAGCGCCGCGGGCAGCGTGAGCATGAAGAAGATGAGGGGGGGCTTAGGGTCCCTGAAGTCCACGTAGGGGACGCCGCCGCCCAGGATCACTTCCGCCATCCTGTAGAAGAGCTTCGTGTCCCCGATCAGCCAGATATTCTGGAGGAACCAGGCCGCGCAGGCGGCCAGCCCGAAAGCGACAACGCCGTAGGCGAAGGCGGACATGAGAAAGAACGCCCTGTCGGACAGGCGAAGACCTTTATGCTCCATGGGACTCGCCCAAAGGTAGGCCGGGGAATATGATAATGTTTATGCACTAAAAGCAATCTTTCCTATTAATATGGCAACTTTGATCGGTAGCAGCGGGGCCGGCGACGACCTCATCCGCAAGTTGCACGAAATGGGCGTATCGCGGAGCTGCACCACCATCAAAGAAGTGATGGAACGACGTGATGCCATAGACCAGGTCATAGCGCTGGAGAGGGAAAGGCAGGAGCGCCTCCTCGAGAAGGAGAGGAGGACGCTCAGGAGCGGCATGAGGAAGCATGCGCTGCTCGACTCGCTGCTGTTCTTCAACAAAAACAAGAAGAGCCGCGAGTACCTGAAGAGGATAGACCACCTTGATAAGAACAAGGACGCGATCATCGAGAACAACCTGCTTTACCTTTACCGCGAAAAGGACGTGCTAGACCGGGTGACGAGGGAGTACCGGAGCGAGCTGAAGGGCTATTACGGTGAGCTACTCGTCATGGACACGCTGGAGCGGCTCGGCGACGAGTACTACGTGCTGAGCGACGTGCGCATTACCCGCGAGTTCGGCCATAAGTTCGATGGAAAAATGCTGAAATCCGCCAGAGTTGACCATGTGGTTGTGAGCCGTAAGGGCGTCTACTGCATAGAAACAAAGAACTGGAATCTGCGGTGGAAGAGCGAAGACCGGCCCACCCCCGGCGAGCAGGCCCGGAGGGCCTCTTATTTGCTCTACAGGTACCTGAAATACACGTGCGACATCCCGCGAATACGGGTGATGAGCATCGTGCTGTACACGAACACTACCGTGAAGGGCAAGGAGGACTTCGTCCGGTTCCTGCGGTACGAGGACTTTCCCGCGTACCTCGAGGCCCGGCAGGAGATCCTGTCGGACGAGGAGGTATCGAGGGTTCTCGAGTGCCTGGGGAGCAGGGATATCAAGTTCGACGATAAGCTTCCCGAGTCTGAGAAAGAGGTTAGTAAAGAAGGGGAGGCAACTGTCGAGCTGAGCCTGCTCGAGGAAGTCTCTGGCGGAGAGACGGTGTGACGGCGCCTCCGGCGCCGCCCTTTTTTATTTCGTTTCCGGGCTTACCCCGTTTAGATGGCCCTTGTGCATCTCGATGGCCTCGTCGAGCGTTATTTCGCCCCTGGCGACCCTGCGGGCGAGGTATTTGGGTATGGTGGCCCGGCCCTCGGATTGAGAGCGGCTGGACTCCTGGATGACCCGGATTTCGCCCTTGGAGGGCTCTATTTCCCTTTTACCGACGGGCTCGCCTTTAATGCGGGCGATGTTGATGGCGGCGATGATATCCCGCACCTGGCTCGTGTGGATGTTCTTCCCGACGTAGGGCGTGGTGCCGGTCTCGTCCACCAGTTCTACCTTGAAGCCGCCCTCCAGGAGCGTGTTGATGATCTGGGCGGTCATGAGCCTGGCCCCGCTGCCGATGCGGATCGTGGAGATGTTCGCGTGGTACTCGTGGGCCACCTTCCGGAGCGTGGGCTCCACCTCGGTGACGCCGACCTGGTAGACCGCGATGACCATGTCCCCCGAGAGGACCGCGATGCCCGGCCTGCGCCCCGGGTCGATGCCGATGACCAGGGGCTCGGAATGGCCGTTGCCCCTGATGATGTTGATGGCACGGTCTATGGTACCCTGGGGGTCGTCGAAAATGAGCAGGTGCCCGCCGGCCCAGTCGATGGACTGCGCCTCGCCGGCGGTGGTGATGACCACTTTAACGTTATGGGGGATCGGGTCCGTAAGCCTGAGGGTGATAAAAGGCGCCTGCCGTTCCTTGAGGAGCGATATGGCGGCCTCGTAGACGGCGAAGTCGGACGTGATGAGCGCGATGATGCCTCGTTCTTTCCTTCAGGACCCTCCGGATACTGTAGAAATGAGATTATCCATGTTATTTATAATTGCGCATGGCACGTAAATGTTATGGGTGGCAGGGGCAAAATAAGGCCGCCGTAGATTATTTTCGGGGCCTCCAACAACCATATAAATGAGTAAGTTGCATTGTAGCAGGACGAAATGGCGATGAGCGAGACACTAATAAATCGGCTTCCCACGGGCTCGAAAGTGCTGGACGGCCTGCTGGGCGGGGGCTTCGAGGCCGGCACGATCTCCCAGTTATTCGGCGAGCCCGCGAGCGGGAAGACCAACATTTGCCTGCAATTAGCCGTCAATACCCTGAGGGCCGGCAAGCGGGTCGTGTACATCGATACCGAGGGCTTTTCCGTCGAGCGGTTCCAGCAGATCGCCGGCGAGGACGCCCAGAAGCTGGCCCAAAAACTCATCCACTTCAAGCCGACGAGCTTCGAGGAGCAGTACGTGGCCGTCAAGGAGACCGAGAAGATCGTCGGGCAGAATGTGGGCCTCATCATCCTTGATTCGGCAACGGCCTTCTACCGGGTGGAGCTGGAGAGCCGGGACAGCATGCTCTTAAAGCGAGAGCTGGCTAACCAGGCGACCATACTCCTGGGCCTGGCCCGGAAGTACGACATCGCCGTGGTCATCACTAATCAAATTTATATGGACGTCGACAAGGAGGAACTGCGCGCAGTGGGGGGCAACATGCTGGAGCACATCAGCAAGGTCATCGTCCAGCTGTCCCGCACCGGGATCGGCACCCGGCAGGCCGTGCTGCGGAAGCACCGGTCCATGGCCGAGGGGCAGAGCGCCGAGTTCAGGATCACGGCGAACGGCGTGGAATAAGTCACATCGTTTTAAAATATTTCCAGCCCGTCTTGGCGAGCCTCATGCGCTCCCCGGGCCTTTCCTCGATCCACCTTATAATGCTTTTAAAGGGGTTTTTAGGGTCGTGGGTCTCCTTGGGGTCCACGTAGCCTTCATACCCCAGGTCCTTCACGTAGGCGGCGAACCGATTTTCCAGCTTGTCCTGCAGGAGGCCTTTGATCTCGGTCACCTTCACCTCGTACCCGGCCTTCCGCAGCGCCTCCTTCGAGCCGACGTTCACGTAGCCCGTGCATATCTCGACAAGGGTATCGCCCGGGCGGGCATCGAACCGCTTAAGGAGTTCCAGCGTGACCGTGGCGGCATAGCCCAGGTACTCGTGGCGCCCGAACCGCTCGCCCTGGAAGTAGTCCACGGGCACCAGGCCGGTCTCTACCCGGCGCCCGTCGCTGGCGCCGATCATGACGCCGCCCAGGGGGAAGCCCCACCCGGCGTCGTCCACGCTGATGGTATGCCGCTTTACGGAGGGTTTGCGCCCCTCGAGCATATCAGTAAGCGCCTTCAGGTCTACGGTCACGAGCTTCAGCCGCCCGCCCTTATCCTTATATACGCGGGCGTTCCACTTCTCCGGGGCCCGGGCGCCATCGCCCCGGACGCTCAGCACTACGTAGGGGTTGCTATCCCTGGCGCCCGGCAGGCCAAGCCCCCGGATACGCTCCAGGCAGGCCTCGTCTATCAATCGCACGTCCATGGCCGTGACCGTATATTATAATTGATTTTTTGTAAAAATATTTGCCCCAAATATTTTATGCTAGTTACCATAATATAATTATTAATTTAGCCTCGGGCGGGGTAATCTAAGGAGGTAACTATCGGAGGCCTGCGACAGGGTTACGTGTATTTGGCGGACCAGGGGATTATCGGGCCGTCACTTCCATACCGCCAACTACAAAACGAGATATGACGATAATTATAAATGTCCACACATACACTACGAACGAGAAGCCTTATAATCTATCAAGCATTAACAAGTAGTCATCAGGTGGAAAAAACGATCATCGGGTCACATATCCCATGTGACAAAAAGGGATGGTTGAATGGCTTATTATACAAGATCCGACAGCACGAGTGCTCCACCTGCGCCCTACGGGGGCAAGGCGCGAGAGGGGAGCATATACATCATCAAGTCCGACAGCAGGATAGAGCTGTACGACCCCAACAAGGTGGTCGTTAGCCTCATACGTTCCGGCGTCCCATACAAGGCGGCCGCCGATATAGCGGACGAGCTCCAGTATAAGATATACGACGGCATGTCCACCCGAACATTGCGTACGATTTTGATCAACCTGGTCGACCAGAAGAACCCGGAGGCCGCGCTCAAGTACAAGCAGGCCCACGAGATGTTCGTGCGTACCTCCAAGGGCACGCTCGAGCGGTTCGACCCGAAATTCATCGAGGACTCCCTCATCAAGGAAGCGGACCTGTCAAGGGAAGTGGCGGGCCACGTCTCCAAGGAGGTCGAGGGCAAGCTTCGAAAGCTCAAGGTGAATTACCTCACCGCGCCTCTTATCCGTGAGATCGTCACCGTGCAGCTGCTCGAGGAGGGCCTGGAGGACGCGCGCTCCCAGTATACGAGGCTGGGCATGCCCGTCTACGACGTGACCCAGCTGATCGAGCACGGGAGCAGGGAGAACGCGAACCTGCACCACAACCCGGAGACGATCCACAAGTTCGCGGGCGACCAGATCCTGAGAGAGTACTTACTGGTCAAGATCCTTCCGCGCCACATCACGGACGCCCACCTGAGGGGCGACATCCACTTACACGACGCGGACTACTTCGCGATACGCCCTAATTGTTTGCAGCACGACCTGTCCTGGTTCTTCCAGAACGGCCTGCGCGTCGACGGCACGGGCAACCACACCTCCGTGGCGGCGCCTCCAAAGCACGCCATGGTCGCGGCGCTCCACGCCGCCAAGATCCTGGCCTCTTCGCAGACCAACATGGCCGGCGGGCAGTCGCTGGATAATTTCAACGTGTTCATGGCCCCGTTCTTCACGGGGATGAGCTACGACGAGGTCAAGCAGGTCGCTCAGGCGTTCGTCTACGAGATGAACATGCAGTACGTGGCCAGGGGCGGCCAGGTGGTCTTCTCGAACGTCAACATCGAATTGACCGTGCCTCCCTTCCTGAGGGACGAGCCGGCCATCGGCCCGAAGGGCAAGGTCGTCGGCACGTACGGCGACTTCGAGGACGAGCTCCAGGTCTTCACCGAGGCGCTCCTCGACGTGTTCCTGGACGGCGACGCCCGGGGCAAGCCGCACCTGTTCCCCAACACCATCGTGAAGGTCAGGGACTCGGCGTTCAAGGACCCGAAGCAGCAGGAGATGCTGCTCAAGGTGCACTACCTCTTCTCCAAGTACGGCACCCCGTACATCCTCAACATGCTGCCGAAGTGGCAGCACGGGGCGGTCAACAGCATGGGCTGCCGCACCCGCCTCAGCGGGGACTGGGCCGACAGGCAGGGCTACACGAACCCTCGCTATAGCACCATGAGGACGGGCAATATCCACTATAACACCCTCAACCTGCCCAGGATCGCCATCGAGGCGAACGGCGACGACAACAAGGTCTTCGAGATACTCGACCAGAGGCTCGACCTCATCAGAGAGTCGCTCGAGATCAAGCACGAGCTCATCGAGAGGCGACTCTACGATAACAAGCTACTGCCGTTCCTCACCCAGAAGGGCCAGAGCGGCGAGGACTACTACCAGTTCAAGGACCTGACGCACACGGTCGGCTTCGTGGGCTTAAATGAGTTCACGAAGATCCACATCGGCAAGGGCCTTCACGAGTCAAGGGACGCCTACGACTTCGGCATGGACCTGATAAAGTACATGCGCGACTGGGCCGAGTTCAGGACCGAGATGACGGACTGGCGCTGGACGCTCACGCAGTCCCCGGCCGAGTCCACTTCCGGAAGGTTCGCGAAGCTCGACCTCCGCGAGTTCGGCGACCGCGCCATCGTCAAGGGCGACAAAGAGAAGGGCAACGTCTACTATACGAACAGCTCCCACCTCGAGGTGGACGCGGACGTGCCGATGTTCGAGAGGGCGAGGCTCGAGGGCGAGTTCCACCCTGTCTGCAACGGCGGCCACATCACGCACCTCTTCCTGGGCGAGGGCACGCCGAACCCCGAAGGCCTCATGAGCCTGACGGAGAAGCTGTGCCGGAACACCAGCATGGGCCTGTTCGACTTTACGCGTGACCTGACGACCTGTAAGGCGTGCGCCACCGTGTCCGGCGGTTTACAAAAATCCTGCCCGAACTGCGGCGCCACGGGCGCTGCGCTCGAGTACTACTCGAGGATCACCGGCTACTGCCAGCGCATCGGGAGCGGCGAGTCGACCACGGGCGGCTGGAACGACGCCAAGGTCGCCGAGCTCCGCGACAGGCGCAGGTACTGCATATAGAGGGGCCCCGATGGCCCCGGCTATTTTTTAAAGTAATGTTTATCGTATTATAGCTCCAAGTTATTCACTCATGAAGCTCAACCTCGGGGACGTCATTCCCACCTCGACGCTGGACTGGCCCGGCAAGGTCGTGCTGGTCGTGTTCATGTGGGGATGCCCGCTGAAGTGCCCTTATTGCTCCAACTCCCGCTTCATCGAGGTGCCCGAGGACATCCAGGCTTCGGACACCGAGACCGTCAACGCCAGGGTGCTTGAAGCGTCCCGCTTCGTCGACGGCGTGATCTTTTCTGGCGGCGAGCCGTTCATGCAGCCCGCCGCTCTCAGGGAGATGGCCGAATATGTAAAGGGGCTTGGCCTGCTCGTGGGCGTGCACACCAACGGCGCCTACCCGGACCGTATCGAGGAGATGGCGAATGCAGATCTGCTCGATGCAGTGTTCATGGACGTTAAGGCTCCTCTGGAGTATGAGCCTTACAGGGCGGCGTGCGGAGACATGGACAGGAGCCTCTTCGAGGCGATCAGGCGCTCGCTGGCGCTGTGCTGCGAGCTCCGCAGGAAAGGGAAGATACAGCTCATGGAGGCCCGGACCACCGTGTTCCAGGGCATCAGCGACAGGCCCGACGATATAGCGAAGATCGCCCTGGAGGCCGAGTGCGCGGACGCCTACGTGGTCCAGCAGGGCAGGCCAGAGGTCGCCATGGACGACAGGCTCAAGTCCTCCGAGGCAGTCCACCGGAATAAGCTGGTGGAGCTGGCCAGGGCAGCCAGAGAAAAAAGCAGTGTGAAAGTGGTAAAAGTAAGGACGCACCTGTACGGCGACGAAATAATAAAAGCTTAGGTAAGCGGCTCGTGCGTCTTGATGGCGCCACTCTTTTTAAGCCGGCGGACAGCCTCCTCGTGCATGGCATTCCACACGGCCTTCTCGATAAGCTCGCGCCGGTAGGCCTCGTCATAGCCCAGGTACGCGAACAGGATTATCGAGGCGACGACGGCTACGACCACGAGCACGATGGCGACTGCCAGGTAGGGCATCTGCGACAGGACGCCGATATAGTACATGTACGCCTCCGCGAGGATCGCGAGCAGCAGCGGGGCCACCAGCCCGGCGTAGGAAAGCCAGACGTTCGACGGCTTTTGCGCCGGCACGCTCGCCTTGAAGCCGGTGATCTGCTCGATGAGGGTGAGCGACTCGCCCGTGGTACAGGTCGCGGTGACGAACGCCGTCGCGTCCTTGTACTGGCTCTTCGACAGGGACGGGCTCGACAGCATCGTGGCCAGGTCGCCCAGCAGCGGCACGTTCCTGAACCGGTTCTCCTCGGCCCGCTCCTCGACCTCGGAGCGGATGGCGTAGACCTTCAGGATGGTGGAAAGGATAAGCTCCTTCCTGTTCACCCGGCTCGCCGGCACTATGGAGTCTTTTCTGATCATGGTCTTTTGCCTTGAAGAATAGTTTAAACGCTCAATGGTGAAAAATGTTGTCGTGCTCTCCAATTGCCTGCAATTGCCTGAACGGTTTTGCACAAGTATTAATACGAGCCGGCGTGTTATGGATTTTCATCGAGGTTTACGCTTTATGAAGGTCATCGCTTTCGTCGGCATGCCGGGCGCCGGTAAGACCGAGGCCTCCAATGTGGCCCGGGACCTGGGCATTCCGGTCGTCATCATGGGCGACGTGCTCCGGGAGGAGGTAAAGAACAGGGGCCTTGCCCCCACGGACGCGAACATCGGGGGCACCGCAAATCAGCTCAGGAAGGAAGAGGGAATGGACGCGATAGCGAAGCGGTGTATCCCTAAGATCGAGGCATATGAAGGTAAGGCGAATGCGGTGGTCGTGGACGGCATCAGGGGCATCGCCGAGGTGGAGACATTCAAGAAGGCTTTTGACGATAATTTTACCCTGGTGAAGATCGACGCCCCTTTTGAGCTGAGGCTTGAGAGGCTGTCCCGCCGCGGGCGCTCCGACGATATGGCGAGCGCCGAGGGCCTGAGGCAGCGGGACGAGAGGGAGCTGTCCTGGGGAATGGGGAAGGCGATCGAGGCGGCCGATAAGGAGGTCACGAACCTGGACCCCATCGAGCGGTTCCGGGATGAGATCCGCTCCATCCTCGTTAAGGAGGGCATTGAGACCACCGTCTCCGCTCTCGTGTTCCCGACGGAGCCAGAGGAGAAGGTCAGGCATGCCATCGGAAACATATTCCCTGACGCTAAGCTCCATCTTATCCAGCAGAAGGGGTACGTGGACAGGCTGGAGGGCAAGGCAGGCCTCGACCGCCTGCACGAGCTCTTGAGGGAGCAGAAGATCCTGGACACCGCCCGGGGCGCCATGTACAAGGGCATGAAGGACGATGAAATATCCTTTGAGCTGAACAAGCAGGCCGCCTACATGGGCGAGCTCAACTTCCTGGACCACGACGTGGCCCTTGGCGGCATCTACGTGACCATAAGATACAAAGACCCGATGCTCATCACAGACTGGCTTGCCCCCGAGACCCGGGAGGGGAAGCCCCTGGAGGAGATCGAGCTTTGAAGGTGGGCTTTTCGGCCTACAAGCTGGTCACGAAGCCCTTCGACTGGGCGGCGGGCCTCGAGGACATGGGGTTCGACGGCTGGGAGATCGTGAGCGAGGGCCAGCAGAAAATTACCAAAGAGAGCCTGCCCGGTTTCATGGATATCATCAACAGCATGGACATCGAGATCACGGTCCACGGGCCGTTCTCCGACCTGAACCCGGCGTCCGTGAATGACGCTATAAGGGACGAGACCATACGGCAGATCAGGCAGTGCGTGGAGCTTTCCGCCGACTTTTCAAGAATTGTCGTCGTTCACCCGGGCATCCTGTCGCCCCTCGGGAGCCAGATGCCCGACGAGGCGTGGACGAGGAACGTGGACGCCCTCAGGGAACTCTGCAAACACGCTGGAGAGCATGGCGTTACTTTGTGCCTGGAGAACATGCCGAACATTGAAAAGCTGTTATGCAGGACGCCCTATGAGATCTTCGGCATGGCCGAGTCCGTGGGCGACGGCATCGGCATGACGTTCGACGTTGGCCACTCCAACACCATGAGGAACACGGCCGAATTCTTAAAGGAGAAAGCGAAGTTCGCCCACGTCCACATCCACGATAATCACGGCATAAAGGACGAGCACCTGGAGCTGGGCAAGGGCACCGTCGACTGGGGCCGTGTGCTCCCGGAGCTGAAGGATTTCAAGGGCATGGCGGTCGTCGAGGCCCGGAGCCTGGAAGAAGGAAGGAGAAGCCTTGAGTTCATTAGAAAACGCGAGCACCACCCTTAAGCAGGTCGTCGTCGAAAAAGAGAAGCCTAAGGGCGCCTTCGATACCTTTCGGATCTTGATTTTAGCGATGGGGCACCTGGTCAACGACAGCTACTCCAACATCGTCCCGCCGCTGCTCCCGATGCTGAAGGCGGCCTACGGCCTTTCTTATGCTGCGTCGGGCATGCTCACGACCGTCTATACCATCACGTCGAGCATTGTACAGCCCCTGTTCGGCTACTACGCCGATAAGCATGGCCGGCGGTGGCTCGTGGCGCTGAGCACGGCCTGGGTGGCCTTCTTCATGTCGCTCATCGGCGTGGTCTCTTATCTGGGCCTGGACAGCTCGGGCTCTTATATCGTTTTGTTAACTCTCATTGCCCTGGCCGGGTTCGGCAACGCCGCCTACCACCCGCAGGGCGCATCCATGGTCCCCCGGGTGAGCGGCGACCATAAGGGCCTGGGCGTGTCCATCTTCTCCGCGGGCGGGAATTTGGGGTACGCCATAACGCCGCTTCTGGTCGTGCCGGCCACGGCCCTGTGGGGCCTCAAGGGGACCCTCGTATTCCTCATCCCCGGCTTCCTCATGTCGCTGCTGCTGTACAGGTACGCGCCGGAGGCGCCTCAGACCGGGGCGCACCTCAAGGTAGGAGAACTAATCAGGGACATCACTTCGGTCATCAAGCCCCTCCTGGTGGTCACGGGCATCGTGGTCATGCGGGCCTGGGTCTTCTTCGGGCTCATCACGTTCTTACCCCTATACTTCGCCTTACGGAATGAGGCGCCGGTGACGGCGAGCGTGCACCTGTTCGTTCTCCTGCTCTTCGGCGCCATCGGCGGGCTCATCGGGGGCGCCGCGTCGGACAGGTACGGCCGCAAGTTCGTGATCGTGACGAGCCTCGTCATCACCGGGCCTCTGCTATATCTGGCCCTGTCCACGAGCGGCCTGGTCGAGTGGGCGCTCACGGCCATGGCCGGGGCGGCGCTCCTCGCGTCCTTCTCCCCGGCGGTGCTCATCGCCCAGGACCTGATACCCAATAACCAGGGCATTGCCTCGGGCCTCATCCTGGGCCTGGCCATCGGCATCGGCGGCCTGGGCGTCTCTGTCACCGGCGCCTTCGCGGACGCCTTCGGCCTCACGGCGGCGGTGTACTCGCTGGTCTTATTGCCCGTGATGGCCATGCTCTTTGCCCTGGCCCTTCCCGGCAGTATCAGGCCCAGGCTTGGCTAAGCCGGCAAACTTTTTTATATCATCTGCCCATTATGGGGGATTCAAAGTACCACGAAGGGATGTTAAAACGGCGGATAATGGGTTCGACAAGTTCAGGGTATTTCTTCTGGGCCTGGGGCACTTTACGGTGGACGTCTACGCGAACCTGCTTCCGCCCCTCCTGCCCATGTTCAAGCAGATGTACAACCTGTCCTACGCCGCCACGGCAGGCCTGACCTCGGTCTTCGCCGTCACCTCCACGCTCATCCAGCCCATCTTCGGATATCTGGCAGATAGGTACGGCAAGAAGTGGATAGCCGCGCTGGGCGTGGCCTGGATATCCGTCCTGATGTGCCTGCTGGGCATCGCCCCCGGCTACGCGGCCATCGTGGCGATCGTCGCCTTCGCGGGCGTGGGCTCGGCCATGTTCCACCCACAGGGAGCGGCCATGGTGCCCAGGGTCAGCGGGGACCACAAGGGCGTGGGCGTGTCCATCTTCTCGGCGGGCGGAAGCATCGGGTACTCGGTCATGCCGTTAATCGCGGTGATGATCGTGGGCTGGTTCGGCTTGAACTCGTTACCGCTGCTCATCTTCCCCGGCCTCATCGTCTCGTACATGCTCTACAAATACTCCCCCGACATGGAGGAGGAATGCAGGAAGAACCACATCGACCTCCGCCAGATGCTGCACGACATGGGCCAGGTGAAGGCGCCCCTGGCGACGCTAGTGACCGTCGTGTCCCTGCGGGCCTGGGTGTGCTCGGGCATGATCACCTTCATACCGCTGTACTATGCATTGCATTTCAAGGGCTGGACCTTCATGGGCTATGACCTCTCGCTCATCGCCCCGGGCATCACGCTCTTTATATTTTTAATCGCCAACGCCATCGGCGGCATCATCGGCGGCTGGGCCTCGGATAAGTATGGCAAAAAGCAGGTGCTGGTCGCCGCGTTCTTCGCCTCGCTCCCGTTCTTCTACCTGGCCTTCACCAGCCCCGACTTCCTGGTCTGGCCGTTCATCGCCATCGCCGGCGGCTTCATCTATGCGGCCTACCCTGGCACGGTGCTCCAGGCGCAGGAAATGCTCCCCCGGACCCAGGGCATGGCCGGCGGCCTCATTTTAGGTTTCGCCAACGGCGTCGGGGGCCTCCTCGTGTTATTGACGGGCGTCATCTCGGACCACTTCGGGATATTTAACGGGGTACTATCGCTCATCGCCATCGCGGTTGTCATGTCGTTCCTCTCGCTGGCGGTGCCGGGGGATAAGGCGTTAAAAGCTCAGGTAGAGGCTATTGAAGTCCCTCAGGCTCACTGACCTGGTTGAGCTTTTCGGTTATGCGGCGCAGCGTCTCGGCCATCATCTGCTGCACCTCGAGGCTCACGTCGCCCGACACGTCGGCGCCCTCGATCTTCTTGAGAGCCTCGATATTTTTTATGACTACCTGGATGGTGTCCAGCATCTCGTCCAGCGAGATGAGGCCTGCATAATATGCGTAGAAAAACGTGGTGCCGGACCG encodes:
- a CDS encoding nuclease-related domain-containing protein, whose protein sequence is MATLIGSSGAGDDLIRKLHEMGVSRSCTTIKEVMERRDAIDQVIALERERQERLLEKERRTLRSGMRKHALLDSLLFFNKNKKSREYLKRIDHLDKNKDAIIENNLLYLYREKDVLDRVTREYRSELKGYYGELLVMDTLERLGDEYYVLSDVRITREFGHKFDGKMLKSARVDHVVVSRKGVYCIETKNWNLRWKSEDRPTPGEQARRASYLLYRYLKYTCDIPRIRVMSIVLYTNTTVKGKEDFVRFLRYEDFPAYLEARQEILSDEEVSRVLECLGSRDIKFDDKLPESEKEVSKEGEATVELSLLEEVSGGETV
- a CDS encoding glycosyltransferase family 39 protein; protein product: MEHKGLRLSDRAFFLMSAFAYGVVAFGLAACAAWFLQNIWLIGDTKLFYRMAEVILGGGVPYVDFRDPKPPLIFFMLTLPAALGQQLYGGLLLVGLCNFLSAIVVMRIGWKLYGRLPGLVAGLLLLPNLALAEGFFILTEPFALLFILLSVYALLFMKNELLSGIFAGIAIGFKQYALLLVPLLLFYMLRQKELRRAPELLAGVVMPLLIIYGAIFLAYGPDAGASSLYWSFGVADEYLSSSYLGDIPAYKAEDPLVGLANLGLSAGLFIVLLAAAAAGVLLDRPLSPYDELFVLSATAFLATLAVRQYLHYWALALPFVILLCVRLYRKREDRPE
- the radB gene encoding DNA repair and recombination protein RadB, which encodes MAMSETLINRLPTGSKVLDGLLGGGFEAGTISQLFGEPASGKTNICLQLAVNTLRAGKRVVYIDTEGFSVERFQQIAGEDAQKLAQKLIHFKPTSFEEQYVAVKETEKIVGQNVGLIILDSATAFYRVELESRDSMLLKRELANQATILLGLARKYDIAVVITNQIYMDVDKEELRAVGGNMLEHISKVIVQLSRTGIGTRQAVLRKHRSMAEGQSAEFRITANGVE
- the nrdD gene encoding anaerobic ribonucleoside-triphosphate reductase gives rise to the protein MAYYTRSDSTSAPPAPYGGKAREGSIYIIKSDSRIELYDPNKVVVSLIRSGVPYKAAADIADELQYKIYDGMSTRTLRTILINLVDQKNPEAALKYKQAHEMFVRTSKGTLERFDPKFIEDSLIKEADLSREVAGHVSKEVEGKLRKLKVNYLTAPLIREIVTVQLLEEGLEDARSQYTRLGMPVYDVTQLIEHGSRENANLHHNPETIHKFAGDQILREYLLVKILPRHITDAHLRGDIHLHDADYFAIRPNCLQHDLSWFFQNGLRVDGTGNHTSVAAPPKHAMVAALHAAKILASSQTNMAGGQSLDNFNVFMAPFFTGMSYDEVKQVAQAFVYEMNMQYVARGGQVVFSNVNIELTVPPFLRDEPAIGPKGKVVGTYGDFEDELQVFTEALLDVFLDGDARGKPHLFPNTIVKVRDSAFKDPKQQEMLLKVHYLFSKYGTPYILNMLPKWQHGAVNSMGCRTRLSGDWADRQGYTNPRYSTMRTGNIHYNTLNLPRIAIEANGDDNKVFEILDQRLDLIRESLEIKHELIERRLYDNKLLPFLTQKGQSGEDYYQFKDLTHTVGFVGLNEFTKIHIGKGLHESRDAYDFGMDLIKYMRDWAEFRTEMTDWRWTLTQSPAESTSGRFAKLDLREFGDRAIVKGDKEKGNVYYTNSSHLEVDADVPMFERARLEGEFHPVCNGGHITHLFLGEGTPNPEGLMSLTEKLCRNTSMGLFDFTRDLTTCKACATVSGGLQKSCPNCGATGAALEYYSRITGYCQRIGSGESTTGGWNDAKVAELRDRRRYCI
- a CDS encoding glycosyltransferase family 39 protein, with the translated sequence MSKATVYALAAGTYGALFLAFAFLEDILISGAWRPFDIASYYGLASSAVPAIYAILGEGASSPVLLFHTGVLSGYRIFIVSVLCLAGALLVMEIGRRSYGSASGFMAGLLFALSMAMAQGHLNIGDALSVLLALISAYAMFCTEWGHKYALSGLLIGLAACYKPLMLVLLPVALAVRYRRGEARHAFALVAAALPLIAAMALALALYGYCAPAVAAGGGFEAIGFLTDEGYRPPDLLMAVAGIALSACMLTSLLPLALLGFSRHRGPFETYCLAVGLCFISALVLKQYLQYWFIALPFLALLCASAFKGPENAPARVNSAEKQALNNLAPVIKHR